A window of Patescibacteria group bacterium contains these coding sequences:
- a CDS encoding type II toxin-antitoxin system RelE/ParE family toxin, translating to MILSFADKETARLFQREWSRKIPSDIQRTALYKLRMIHAARALADLVVPPGNRLEKLLHDRLHRYSIRINDQWRICFRWQDGYAHDVEIIDYH from the coding sequence ATGATTCTGAGCTTCGCCGATAAGGAGACCGCGCGTCTGTTCCAGAGAGAATGGTCCAGAAAAATCCCTTCGGACATTCAGCGGACGGCTCTCTATAAACTTAGGATGATCCATGCGGCACGCGCATTAGCCGACCTTGTCGTGCCGCCTGGGAATCGTCTTGAGAAACTCCTTCATGATCGGTTGCATCGTTACAGCATCCGGATAAATGACCAGTGGCGCATATGCTTTCGGTGGCAGGACGGATACGCGCATGACGTAGAAATTATCGATTATCACTGA
- the higA gene encoding addiction module antidote protein, HigA family — protein MAKQKPVHPGEILDHEFLRPHKLTQYRLAKDIAVPARRINEIIHGTRSVSSDTALRLARYFGTTPQFWLNLQMHYDLDCVQDAVAKRIERDVSVFATA, from the coding sequence ATGGCAAAACAAAAACCCGTTCATCCAGGCGAGATTTTGGACCATGAGTTCCTGCGTCCGCATAAGCTGACCCAGTACCGGCTTGCAAAGGACATCGCGGTTCCCGCACGGCGGATTAACGAGATCATTCACGGGACACGGTCCGTTTCTTCCGACACCGCCCTGCGTCTCGCGCGTTATTTCGGCACCACCCCGCAGTTCTGGCTGAACCTGCAAATGCACTATGACCTTGATTGCGTGCAGGATGCCGTCGCGAAACGGATCGAGCGGGACGTGTCCGTGTTCGCAACCGCCTAG